A region from the Xenopus laevis strain J_2021 chromosome 4S, Xenopus_laevis_v10.1, whole genome shotgun sequence genome encodes:
- the plppr4.S gene encoding 2-lysophosphatidate phosphatase PLPPR4, with protein MSAKERQKMRVTKDSVTLLPCFYFVELPILASSVVSLYFLELTDVFKPVHSGFSCYDRSLSMPYIEPTQESIPFLMLLCLTFAGPAATIMVGEGVLYCCLSKRRNGIGAEANINAGGCNFNSFLRRAVRFIGVHIFGLCSTALITDIIQLSTGYQTPYFLTVCKPNYTSLNISCKENPYVLEDICSGLDLAVINSGRKSFPSQHATLAAFAAVYISMYFNATLTDSSKLLKPLLVFSFIICGIICGLTRITQYKNHPIDVYSGFLLGGGIAIYLGLYAVGNFQPSEDNIPQKPPLPIREPIRSLTEISQDANRILPGKNGNTIDGISTHHVENILTRNHRESSSLTNIKRASTDVEVITPQSPMGKENMVTFSNTLPRVHTSALEDPVRRNATIHASMDSARSKQLLSQWKTKNESRKLSLQVIETEAGLSPQRIIEMRSSSEPVRVGVNGEHIGPGNSYLKMQPGSVPGCNNTGIPGGPRVSIQSRPGSSQLVHIPEETHENIITTSPKCSSARSKWLKVAEKSVVCRSNSQPRIMQVIAMSKQQGMLQGSPKSSEGSTVSCTGSIRYKALTDHEPTNIVRIEAHPENNRSIIQMPLEGEGSGSWKWKAPEKGTLRQAYELNDLNRDSESCESLKDTFGTADRKRSNIENDHLLHGLTTIRVTPVEGSEIGSETVSIASSRDSTLRRKGNIILIPERSNSPESTRNIFYKGTSPTRTYKE; from the exons TTGCCGATTTTGGCTTCTTCTGTGGTAAGTCTATATTTTCTGGAGCTAACAGATGTCTTTAAACCAGTTCATTCGGGGTTTAGCTGCTATGACAGAAGTCTCAGCATGCCCTATATTGAACCCACACAGGAGTCCATCCCGTTCCTGATGCTGCTGTGTTTGACATTCGCAGGACCTGCAGCAACC ATCATGGTAGGAGAAGGTGTTTTATACTGCTGCTTgtcaaagagaagaaatggaatAGGAGCAGAAGCCAATATAAATGCTGGAGGATGCAACTTCAACTCTTTTCTTAGAAGAGCAGTCAGATTTATAG GAGTCCATATTTTTGGATTATGTTCTACAGCTTTGATAACTGACATTATTCAACTCTCTACTGGTTATCAAACTCCGTATTTCTTGACTGTGTGTAAACCTAACTACACTTCATTGAATATATCCTGCAAAGAAAATCCATATGTTTTGGAAGACATATGTTCTGGCTTGGATCTAGCAGTCATAAATTCTGGGAG AAAGTCATTTCCTTCTCAACATGCCACCCTCGCAGCATTTGCAGCTGTCTACATTTCT atGTACTTTAATGCTACACTAACAGATTCCTCTAAGTTACTGAAACCTTTGCTGGTCTTCTCCTTTATAATATGTGGGATTATATGTGGCCTCACACGTATAACGCAGTACAAGAATCACCCAATCGATGTTTACAGTGGATTTTTATTGGGAGGAGGCATTGCTATATATTTG GGACTTTATGCTGTAGGAAACTTCCAACCAAGTGAAGACAACATTCCACAGAAGCCACCTCTTCCAATTAGAGAACCTATAAGATCTTTAACAGAAATAAGTCAAGATGCCAATAGGATTCTACCAGGAAAGAATGGCAACACCATAGATGGCATTTcgacccatcatgtagaaaatatCTTGACCAGAAATCATAGGGAATCAAGCTCTCTCACAAATATTAAGAGAGCAAGCACAGATGTGGAAGTAATCACACCACAAAGCCCTATGGGAAAGGAGAACATGGTAACATTCAGCAATACTTTGCCAAGGGTGCATACATCAGCTTTAGAAGATCCAGTTAGAAGAAATGCAACAATCCATGCATCAATGGATTCAGCACGTTCAAAGCAACTCCTATCCCAATGGAAGACTAAAAATGAAAGCCGTAAGCTGTCTTTGCAGGTCATTGAGACAGAGGCTGGGCTTTCCCCACAAAGGATAATAGAAATGAGGTCCAGCTCTGAACCAGTGAGGGTCGGTGTTAATGGAGAGCACATTGGCCCAGGCAATTCTTATCTTAAGATGCAACCTGGCAGTGTTCCAGGCTGCAACAATACTGGCATACCTGGTGGGCCAAGAGTCTCAATTCAGTCAAGACCTGGATCTTCCCAGTTAGTGCATATTCCTGAAGAAACTCATGAGAATATCATTACAACATCTCCAAAATGTAGTTCTGCAAGATCAAAATGGCTTAAAGTGGCTGAGAAAAGTGTTGTCTGTCGAAGTAATAGTCAACCAAGAATCATGCAGGTAATAGCCATGTCAAAGCAGCAAGGAATGCTTCAAGGGAGTCCAAAGAGTTCAGAAGGAAGCACAGTTAGTTGCACTGGCTCGATCAGGTACAAGGCTCTCACAGATCATGAACCAACAAATATTGTACGAATTGAAGCCCACCCAGAAAACAACAGGTCAATTATCCAGATGCCTTTGGAGGGAGAAGGGAGTGGATCGTGGAAATGGAAAGCTCCTGAGAAAGGTACCTTGAGGCAAGCCTACGAGCTGAATGACCTCAACAGAGACTCTGAGAGTTGTGAATCCTTAAAAGACACTTTTGGGACAGCTGACAGAAAAAGAAGCAACATAGAAAATGATCACCTTCTTCATGGATTAACTACAATACGAGTTACACCAGTGGAGGGAAGTGAAATTGGGTCAGAGACTGTATCTATTGCTTCAAGTCGTGATTCTACTCTAAGAAGAAAAGGCAATATCATTTTAATCCCAGAGAGGAGTAACAGCCCTGAGAGCACTCGAAACATCTTCTACAAAGGAACTTCACCCACTCGCACCTACAAAGAATGA